The genomic region GGAAAATAGATTGTAGATACTTCCTACATTTATATAGATTTTAAGATCATATATCTCAACTTTTTATCTGTTTTTCGGATAATTCCTTTTCAAATATATGGTAAAATCAGGTTGGACTAAAGAAATTCCGATATCAAAGGGAGAGAATATTGTGAGTGAGAAAAAATCAATTGAACGAATACCTTCACCAAACACTGCTACGAGTCTACAAGAAGACTTTCGAAAGTTAGGGATCGAAAGAGGGATGGTTCTTATTGTTCATTCATCTCTTAGTTCATTAGGGTGGGTGTGTGGTGGCCCCGTTGCCGTTGTAGATGCTCTAATGAAAACTGTAGGAGAAGAAGGAACGATTGTTATGCCAACGCAGACTAGTGGTAATTCTGATCCGGCAGGTTGGCAGAATCCGCCAGTACCAGAGGAATGGTGGTCTACGATTCGTGAGGAAATGCCTGCATATAACTCTAAGTTCAGCCCATCAAGAGGAATGGGACAAATCGTTGAGACCTTTAGAACGATGCCTGGGGTAAAAAGAAGCCAACATCCAGCATATTCCTTTGCTGCATGGGGCAAGTATGCGGATTATATACTAGCTGAACAACCTCTGGAATCAGGGTTTGGCCCTGATTCACCATTAGGAAAGATCTATCAATTAGATGGCTCTATTTTATTGCTAGGGGTTTCTCATGACAGTAACACGTCCTTACACATGGCTGAGCATTCAATTCAAGACCGAAAGAGAGTTGCAAAAGGTGCAGCCCTTATTGAGGACGGTCAACGTGTATGGAAAACGTATGAAGAAATTGAATATGATGCAGATATATTTGAGAACATTGGTAAACAATTTGAAGAAACCAACCCATTGAAGGTTGCAACGATTGGATTGGCCACTTGTAAACTAATGAAACAAAGACAGATCGTTGATTTTGCGAGAGAATATTTTAATAAAGGCGTGCAAATAAATTAAAATGGAAGGGTTCGTTTTCTATTAATAGAGGATGAACCCTTTATTGATGTTTTGGCTTACTTAAAATAATAAAACTTCACTTCAAGTCTTGCTTCAATTTCTAATTGACCGGGTTCAATAGGAGTTGTAACAGCGCCGATCATCTGAGTACTGTATAGAGATTGTTGTGGAAGAACTGGACGTTCTGAAGTCATCTCTTTTATGTGTAAAGGAATGGGATGAAGACTAAGTCCCATTGTCCCGATGATGGTTTGTGCATTTATGAAGGCATTGTGTAAAGCCTTATTTAAAGCTTCCTGATAGTAAATATCCTCGCTCTTAACAGAAAACTGGAAGTCATTTATTCTATTTGCACCATTAGCAACTGCTGTATCAATTACTGCCCCCACTTGAGATACCTGATCTAGATTGATTAGCACATTATTTGAAACCTCATAACCCAGGAAATTTTGTTTCCCCTCAAGATATTCATATAATGGTTGAATACGATAACTTTCGGTTTGAATTTTCTCCTGAACAACGCCCAATTGTTTAATAGATTGAATGACTTGTTGAGTAATCACAGCATTTTCCTGCTGAGCATCCACAAGCTGAACACCTTGTGTAACAACTCCTATTAAGATTTTGACAACATTCGGTTTAATGAAGACCTTACCTGTGCCATTCACGGTTAATATTTGCACGTTTTTGTACAAATTCCTATCCCCTTTCAAAGATAACGTTACTTTATCTCATGTAAGATCTGATTTATTTATGTCTAATTTAAGTAGGTTGCTAAAAAAAATATTATTTTTAAAAGTAGTGATATTCATCACATTAAAAACCTATCAGCTACTTTATGATCAGTGTAGAAAAGGAATCCAAGTTTTTACCATCTTATCGAATGATTATAAGAAGAGGATGTGTGATTCATGATAAACAAGTTTTCCAAAGTTCTGGTTGCCTATGATGGTTCAGATTTAAGTAAAAAGGCAGTAGAGTATGCAAAAAATCTTGTCCAAAATGATGAGAAAGCGGAATTAGAGGTTGTAACAGTTATGACTGTAAGTACATTTATAGGTGCTTATGAGGCGTATTCTTTTATGGAGATGAGGAAAGTAGCCGAAGCAGCAGCGAATACTAGAGTAAGAGAAGGGAAGCAACTGTTAGAGGGTATCCCTAATAAAACAGGTGTGCAGATCCTAGAGGGTGACCCGGCTATGCAAATAATTCAATATGCGGAAGAGAAGAACTTTGATGTGATTGTCATGGGAAGTAGAGGATTAGGAAAAGTTAGAGAGTTCTTCTTAGGTAGTGTGAGCCATAACGTGGTGCAAATGGCAAAATGTCCTGTTTTTATTATTAAATAATATTGGGACGGAGGGACAGGTACACTGTCCCAGTGAAATTCTAAAAAAATTAACAAAAGAAGCAGGAGAAATTGCCGTCTTCTTCCTTACAGTTAAAAAGTTATAGATAGTAAAGGATGTGACCCAAATGGAAAAGCCATCTAAAATTCTTGTTGCCTATGATGGATCAGAGTTGAGTAAAAAAGCATTGGAATATGCTAAATTTCTAGTATCAGATCATGAACAAGCGGAACTAGAGGTTGTAACGGTGATGATGTATCTAGGTGCTTATGATGCATACTCATTTAAGGAATTAAGAAAGACTGTCGAATCTGAAACTAGCCTACTAGTAGAAGAAGTGAAAGATATGTTAAGCTCTGTTCAAAATCCAACATCAGTTCATATGCTAGAAGGAGACCCTTCTCTTCAAATTATCAAATTGGCTGAAGAAAAGGGAGTTGACACAATCGTCTTGGGTAGTAGAGGTTTAGGTCGATTTAAAGAATTTTTCTTAGGCAGTGTGAGTCATAACGTGGTCCAAATGGCAAAATGTCCGGTTTTGATCGTAAAATAATATCACACGTTATGTTCTGATATAGCGCTAAACTAAATAGTATAGAGTAAACAAACCCACCTTTTTGATGCGAGGTGGGTTTGTTTAGTTTAAGGTGGGACAAGGAACCTGTCCCCGTGTCCCGGGACAAGGAACCTGTCCCCTTGTCCCGTTGGTGATATAATATGAGTGTAGTAGTTTACTTGGTGGAATGTGAGGATCATTATGGAGAAGATTAAATATTATATAACCGTTGTCTATCAGAGTATTCGACGGTTTTGGAGAGAGAAAAGACTAAATAAAATTCTGCTTCTACTTTTTTTATTGTTCATTTTGTTTACGATGGCGTTTTTTACTTTTATGGCAGCAACGGCGAATATTGAATCGTTAAAAAGTGGATTGAATCAAGCTACTGTTATTTATGATAAGGATGATGAGGTTGCAAGTGAGATTGTAACGAATCGGACAAAAGGTGTACTTTATGAGGAGCTTCCTGAGCATGTTCAGCATGCAGTGATTGCGATTGAGGATCAACGTTTTTATGAGCATAATGGATTTGATATAAGGGGAATGACTCGAGCCTTTTTCAAAAATTTGGTGGCTGGTAGAATTACTGGTGGGGGAAGTACAATCACGCAACAACTAACGAAAAACGCTTTACTTTCTCCTCAAAAAACATATAGGAGAAAGATAGAAGAGCTTTTTTTAGCGGTTGAAATAGAGAAGAATTATAAGAAAGAAGAAATCTTGGAAATGTACGTGAATCAAGTTTATTTTGGTAGTGGGGCTTGGGGCATCAACCAAGCTTCGATGAAATATTTTAATAAACCAATTCAAGATGTTAGTATTAGTGAGGCTGCGATGCTAGCGGGATTATTGCAAGCACCTTCAGCCCGAAATCCATATAAAAACTATGATCAGGCTTTGGAAAGAAGAAATGTTGTCTTAAAAAAGATGCAAGAACAAGGCTATATATCTAAAGAGGCATATAACAAGGGAATAAAAGAAGAGATTACGCTAGAGGATGGCGGAGGAAGTGCTATTAAACGCCAGTATCCTTATTACACGGATGCAGTGATTGATGAGGCTATTCTTCGTTATGGTCTAACGCAAGAGGAGATTTTAACAAGAGGTTATCGTATTTATACTGAGATGGATCAGTCCATTCAAGCTTCTTTGGAAAACGTGTATGAGCAAAACTCTTTATTTCCAAAAGGAAAGCAAGGAACATTAGTTCAAAGTGGTGCCGTTTTAATTGATCCCGCATCAGGAGGAGTCCGAGGACTAATCGGAGGACGCGGGGATTATGTATTCAGGGGATTTAACAGAGCAACTCATATGAAGGCACAGCCAGGTTCTACTCTAAAGCCTATTGCCGTCTACAGTCCTGCACTAGAAGCTGGCTATGGCACAACCTCTATGTTAGTGGACGAACCGATTACCTTTGGGGAATATCAACCTCAAAATGCTTCAAGAGAATTTAAAGGTGAAATGCCAATGTACGAGGCTCTACAAATATCACAAAATGTTCCGGCAGTATGGCTTTTAGATCAAATTGGTTTGCAAAAAGGGTTAGACTCTGTCAAGAGATTTGGAATTCCAATTGAAAAGGAAGATGAGTATTTAGGAATTTCTCTTGGTGGGATGCATAAAGGAGTATCACCACTACAGTTAGCAGAGGCCTACTCTGTATTTCCTAATAAGGGAATGAAACAGGATAGTCATCTTATTACAAAGATTGTGGGACCTACAGGAAATATCATTGCAGAACACAAACCGGCAAGTGTTAGAGTGATATCAAAAGTGGTCGCAAACGAAATTACATCCATGCTTTTATATGTTGTAGAGTCTGGAACTGGAAAAGGAACTCAACTAGAGGGTGTAGAATTAGCAGGTAAAACAGGATCTACACAGTTACCATACAGTGATATTAAGGGAACAAAGGATCAATGGTTTGCCGGGTATACACCTAATCTTGTAGGTGTTGTATGGCTTGGGTATGATATAACGGACAGAGAGCATTATTTACCTAATAGTACAGGAGAAAACGTCGTACCAATTTTCCGAGCCATTATGGAACAAGCAGTGAAACATACAGAACCACAAGAATTTGATGTGGCCTCCGTCAATGATAGGCTAGCAGGTAATGACAAGATAGAACATGAAAAATATAAAGAAGCAGTAAAAGAATCTGTTGAAAAAATAAAAGAAAAAATCACAGAAGAAGCGCCCGGTTGGAAGGAAAAAATAGATGCAACTCTGATCAAAATTGTAGATCAAGTTGTAGACCTGATTCAGGAATAACCGGGACAAGGGGACAGGCACCTTGTCCCAGAAGGAGTTGAGTAAATATGTCACGACCTAAAAATGTTCTATTAGGTTTAACGGGTTCAATTAATTTAGCTAATATTCATTCGTATATAGCTGCCATGCAACACTCTTTTGGCTGTAGAATTCATATCATGATGACACCTTCTGCACAAACCTTTATACCGGCAAGTACATTAACACATAGCATAGATGGCCATGTATTTGTTGACTTGTCTGAGAAAGGTGGGTTTAAGATGCCCCATGTTGAACTAACTCATTGGGCGGATTTGATTGTCATTTTGCCAGCTTCAGCAAATACGATTGCTAAAACTGCACATGGTTTTTCACAAGATATTGTATCTGCTACGGTACTAGCTTCTGAGTCACCGACCCTCTTCTTTCCTAGTATGTATATAGGAATGTGGCGGAAAAAAAGTGTACAACGAAATGTAGAGATGCTTCGTGAGGATGGTTTTATTGTCTATGCTTCAGATACGAAACTAGATAATAATAGCCCGTTCATAACGGGTGGTTCACTTCCGTCTCCTAATGAGGCCTGCCGATTTATTGCTGACTATATATAATTACTAGTACATATGCACAAATGTTAATAAGGGTATAATAACTGATCATAAGCAGACATTAAACTAAGAAGTTATGCAACCAAACCTCAATAATAAAGGTGATTAAATGACAACCAGTATAGGATGGAATTTAGAAAACAGCTATACCACTTTACCGGATACTTTTTTTACTAGATATAAGCCAACCCCAGTACGTTCACCACAACTGGTCATTTTCAACGAATCCTTGGCATCGACCTTAGGGTTAAATGCCCAAGTGCTACAAAGTGAAGAAGGAATATCAGTTGGGGCTGGAAACTCGATACCTGAAGGTGCTGAACCTCTTGCCCAAGCTTATGCAGGTCATCAATTTGGACATTTAAATAAGCTTGGAGATGGAAGAGCTTTGCTACTTGGTGAGCAAATTACACCTACAGGAGAGCGATTTGATATCCAGCTTAAAGGATCTGGTCGGACGCCCTATTCTCGTGGGGGTGATGGACGTGCATCACTAGGACCTATGCTACGTGAATATATTATAAGTGAGGCCATGTATGCGCTAGGGATACCAACCACTCGAAGTTTAGCAGTGGTTTCAACCGGAGAATCTGTAGTTCGTGAAACCGCATTACCCGGTGCGGTTTTGACACGTGTGGCAGCCAGTCATATACGAGTAGGGACTTTTCAATATGCTGCACACTTAGGGACAGTAGAAGATCTTAAAGCATTAGCTGACTACACATTAAAACGACATTATCCAGAAATCCTAGATGATGAAAACCGATATCTTTCACTACTTAAGGAAGTAATGAAACGTCAGGCTTCACTTATTGCAAAGTGGCAGTTAGTAGGATTTATTCATGGAGTCATGAACACTGATAATATGACGATTAGTGGTGAAACCATTGATTATGGCCCTTGTGCTTTTATGGATACATATGACCCAGCAACCGTATTTAGTTCCATTGATCGAGAGGGTCGTTATGCTTATGGAAATCAGCCTCCCATCGCTGCTTGGAATCTTGCTCGATTTGCTGAAACACTGCTACCACTTCTTCATGAGAACCAGGAACAGGCTGTTGAAATCGCACAGAGCACTATTGAGGAGTTTCCAAATCTATATTATGCGAATTGGCTTCCAGGGATGAAGGCAAAGCTTGGTTTATTTACTGAAGAGGATGAAGACAAAGCACTGATTGATGATCTTTTGAACCTGATGCAGAAGCATAAAGCTGATTATACAAATACTTTTCTAGCATTAACGTTCGATACGGTAAAAGAAACAGTCTTCTCTGGTGTCCCCGAATTTATGGATTGGTATAAGCGCTGGCAAGCAAGGCTAGGTAAGCAGGAGGAGTCAAAGGAGTCAGCTCATGAATTAATGAAGAACCATAATCCTGCTGTTATTCCACGGAACCATCGGGTGGAAGAGGCTTTAGAAGCAGCAATAAATGGAGACTTCACTGTTATGCATCGACTTTTAGATGTACTTTCCAAGCCGTTTGCCCACGTCCCTGACCAAACTGAATATTGTAAGTTACCTGTAGATTCTAATCGTCCTTACCGAACGTATTGTGGAACATAGTAAAAATGCTACCCCGAATAGGGTAGCATTTTTATATGTATGCTCTGCAACGAACTTAATGAGAACGTAGCAAGCGGGCGTATTACTTGTTTGTTTCTTCAATAGATTGAAACACTTTATGTGCCATTTGCATAGCCTTTACAGCCTTTGGAAAACCAGTGTATCCACTAAGGTGAATAATGGTTCCGATAATTTCTTCTTTTGAAAGTCCTGCCTTTAAAGCAACTCCAAGATGGAATTCTAACTGTTCGAATGAACCTTGAGTAATTAAGGATGAAATAGTAATCATGGAACGATTAGCCATCGTAATCCCTGTATCTTGACCCCACAGCTCGCCATAACCAAAGCCAACAATCAGATCATAGAAAATAGGTGATACCTTTTCCATTTCGTGTACTTGCTCAATTGCCTGCTTTGAGACAAGTTTTTCTAAAACGTCCATCCCTAGTTGAAATCTTTCTTTTTGATCCATTTTTACTGCCTCCCCATAGTAGGTGGAATTTCATTCTCATCAACCATTATTTCAACCACAACTGGTTGATTCATTTCTTTCATGATCACATAAGCTTCTTGGATAGCTTCCTGAAGTTGTTCTGGGTTATAGCATCTAAACGACGAAAGTCCCATAGATTGCGCGAATAATGCTGCATTTAACGGAGTTTCATAAACCGCTCCTATTGATTTTCCAATCATCTTTCGCATTCCCTTTTCAACCATATCCAATCGCCCATTATTCAAAACTAAAAAAAGAACTGGAGAGTGATAGTTTAATGCAGTTGAAATTTCGGTTCCGTGCATGAACATACAACCGTCTCCAACTAAACATACAATATTCTTATCAGGGGCTGCAAGCTTTGCTCCAATTGAGTAACCAATGCCATGCCCCATTGCTCCAAAGATATCGTCAAAGAAAAAACTACCTGGTTCATAGATGTCAAAGTACTTTATACCATAAAAGGTATGACTTCCATCATCACCGAAAATAATAGCATCATCTGGTAACGTGTTTCGAATGACTTTTAACGTTGTTTCTGAGGTCATTCGTTCATTAGGCTCATTCATATCAAACTGATGGACTTTCCTAGGAAGTATAAATTCTAACTCAACTTTTTCTCTTAGGTTCCTTACAATAAACGAAAGGTTGGAACGAATGTCTCCGATGATCGCGGTTGTAGGGACTTCAATAGTTTTACCAATAAATGTTTGTTCATAATCAAAATGTATAACATGTTTTGGATAAAAGTCCTTTGTAAAACCTGCAATAGACATGTCACTTAATTTCGTACCAATTACAATCATTAAGTCAACGCCTTGTTGAAGGTATTCAGCTGATTCAATCGTTCCACCTAATCCAAAGGCGCCTAAGGATAGTTTGTGATTAGACTTAAATGTTCCTTTTCCACCTGGAGTCGTCATGACTGGTATATTCCAGTTTTCAGCTAGGCGGCGAACCTCTTCATAAGCTCTACTTGAATGTACTCCTTTTCCTAAGTAAAGAAGTGGACGCTTTGCTACGTTTAGCATGTCCACCACTTCATGTAGGGAAGGTGAAATCATCTCAATAGGAGTAGGTAATTCAACAACAAAAGGTTCAATTTCTTCAATTAATATGTCAAAAGCAATAGACAAGTGAACGGGTCCTTTTACACCAGTAAATGCCTTCTCTAGAGCGTGTTGTAGGTATCTTTGAAGTAGGTCTGCACGTTCTACTCGAGCGCTAAACTTTGTCACGGGTTTAAACATTTCTACTAAATCTGTACCAAATATGGAAGAGTCCTGTCCCATTGCTTTTCCAGAATCTTTTGTACCTGGATGTCCAGTAATAATCAGCATGGGTATGTTTGATGCTTTTGCTTGTCCAGCCGCGGTGAGCAAATTTGTCCCACCAGGTCCAGAAGTCCCTATCGCAACACCAAACTTTTCACTCATTAGTGAGTACCCAGCAGCTGAAAAGCCAGCTCCTGTCTCGTGCTTACTAAGCACAAATTCAATATCATATGCGTCTGTCGCAAATATTATCGGAGAAATGGCTTTTCCAGGAATTCCAAAGATGTGATTTGTTCCCCAATGTTTAAAATTTTTAGCTAAAACTAGAGCGCAACTTTCCATTCCTGTGATCAATCCTCTCAGTAATCAATACAAACTCCTAATTTCTTCTCTTAATAGAGCCTGTATATTTTCTAATTCCTCAACTGGAATAGGCTTACTAAATAAGTAACCCTGAATTTCGTCACAATCATACTTCTTTAAAAACTCTAGTTGTTCTTTAGTTTCCACGCCCTCTGCGATTACACGGAGCTGGAGATTATGTGCCAAGGTGATGATTGCTTTTACAATATTTACATCATTATTATCATTTAATATATCTCTCACAAAAGCTCGGTCAATTTTTAAATAATCAATAGGAAAACTCTTAAGGTACTTTAGTGAACTATAGCCTGTACCAAAGTCATCAATACTAAGGCCAACTCCAATGTCCTTTAGCTTTCTTAAGACATTTAGTGAGTACTCTGTATCGACTGCCATGGATTCGGTGATTTCAATGACTAAATACTTAGGATCTAGCCCGGTTTCATCTAACACTTCTTTTACAAAACAGACAAGATTATGCTTAAAGAACTGCTGTGTTGATAAATTGACAGCCACTTTTACCGGCTTCATCCCCATATCCTGCCATTTCTTATTTTGAATACAAGCTTCTCTAATGACCCATTCCCCAATTTGAGAAATTTGGCCAGTATCCTCTGCTAACGAAATGAATTTATCTGGATAGATGAGACCCATTGTTGGGTGATTCCAACGAATTAATGCCTCTAATCCAACAATTTCCCCAGTTGAGTTACAAACTTGAGGTTGATAATGCAAGATAAATTCATTTTTTTTGAGGGCATAGCTAATCTCTGTTTCAAACTTTAGGTTTTGATAAGAATCAGAGTGATTAAGCATGCCAGGCGAGAAGAATACAAATTGGTTCTTCCCTTGAGATTTTGCTTTGTACATGGCGTTATCTGCATGTACCATAAACTCTTCCATTGAAATGGTTTGCTCAGGGTAAACAGCAACACCAATACTAGCCGTTGTGTGAAACTCATAACCATTAACTTGGAAAGGGTTATTAAACTGTTCTAACACCTTTTTACCTACAGATGTTACATAGTTTTCATCTTCATAATCCTTCAGTAGATAGATAAATTCATCTCCACCCATTCGGGCAAGCGTATCGTTCTCACCAAGGCAAGTCATTAAACGGTTTGTCACTTCTGTTAGTAACAAATCTCCTTTAGAGTGACCGAACGTGTCATTTATAATCTTGAAGCGATCTAAATCTAAATAAAGAATGGCTAGCTTTATTTGACTGTCAGCTTCTTTTTGCTTAATGGTTTCTTGAATTTCCTTTTGAATGTAACGTCTATTAGGTAATCCAGTTAAATCATCATGAAAAGCTAAATAATTATACTTTTCTTCTATTAAATAACGATCTGTAATATTTCTAAACTGCCCGAACGCACCGATCAGTTTATGGTCTTCATAGATGGGCTGTGCATCAAATAAACAAACAACCTGGTCGCCATTTATATTTTTAAACTTTAACTCTTCATTTTCGAACTTTTCTTCTTGATTTAGAACACGATTAAAATAGTGACCGGTTAATTCTGAATTTAAAATGCTTTTTCCGATAACAGAACGTTTACTTCGATTTGATATCTCTTGGGCAAAGTTATTAAACTCTGTTGTAATTCCATTCTCATCAGTAATTACAATTCCATTTCTAGTTCTACTTAACATAATTTGATTCATAATATTAAGCTTTCTATTTTGCTTACGTAATAGCAACTCTCTTTCAATTGAATCGACCACTTGAGAAAGCATCGTCAAGAAGAGAGGGTTTTGGAACACAATCGGCATCATGACACAAACGCTACCTAATAAGTTATCTTCATCTGTATAATGGAAGGCAGCACCGTAGCAAGCAATTTCAAATAGAAATTTGTGGTAGTGACTTTCACCAATTAAACTAATCGGATGTCTTTGTTGGAGAGCAAGACTTATCACATTTGTCCCAGTATCCTCTTGGGTAAAAAGACTTCCTTCTCTAATGCCAAAATGCTCGACAGTTTGTTTAATGGTTTCATCACCGACCATATCTAACAGATGCCCTTCAGCATCAGATATTACGATTAGAATAGGTGTACCTTTAAGGGAATCTAATAGTTTATTAGAGAAATAGCTAACAACAGACAAAATCTCCGTGTAAGCCTTTCTTTTAAGGAATAATTCATGATCAGTCATAAACACTTTTGGTGAGGCAATGATATTCGGATCCATTCCACTTTCCTCACACAGTTTTTTAGAGGCAGTTATAAACTCTGGCTCTTGTAACATCAATTTCAGTTCACCTCACAAAATTCGACAATTTCCTATAATACTATAATATCTCTATTTATAGTACATGTCACCACCAATAACAGGGGAAAGTCCCTAAATGCTGCATAATTCTACAAAAACGGACAGTGGTAATGTATGGTAATATAGTTCCTTTTTACCAATATTGTTATTTGTTTTAAATTATTGTATGGGAAATAGTCGTATAGACCTAGATTGTATTTTGAAATTTTTAATGTTTTTTTCCGTTAAAAAAAGCCAGCTCAATGAACATGGCTCTTAAGGTGTTAATATAGGTTGTTAACTTCCATAAATACTTTGCTTTTTCGCATTTCCTAAAATTTCACTAGGTGTACCTGTTTTTGTTATCTTGCCTTGATCCATCACGATAATATGATCAGCTAAGGCTGCTGCATCTGATTGATCGTGAGTGACAAAAATAGATGTAATATTAGCTTTCTTTATGATGCTGCGTAGGTCCTCGCGAATTTGCACCTGTAGATCTGCATCAAGGTTACTGAATGGTTCATCGAACATGATTAGCGAAGGATTTGGTGCAATTGCACGAGCAAGAGCAACACGTTGCTGCTGGCCACCACTTAGCTCGTAGGGATATCTTTTTTCATACCCCATTAAACCAACTAGTTCCAGAACTTCCTTTAAACGCTGTAACTTATCTTGTCTACTCATTTTTCTTAAACCGAATTTCACATTATCCGCAACATTCATATGAGGAAATAACGCATAATCTTGAAATACCAAGCCCACCCCACGTTTCTCAGGTTGGATAAAGTACGAATCACTTACCATGGTGGTATCTCCAATAATAAGTGACCCACTACAGGGAACTTCAAGACCAGCAATAACTCGTAGAATTGTACTTTTTCCACTACCACTTCTACCAAGGATCGAAATAAGCTCACCTTTATTAATACTAAGATTAATATTCTCGAGAGTTAATGCCTTAGCATTACGATATTTAAAGTTAATATCCTTTAGCTCAATAAACATAATTCCGATCTCCTTTCTGTGGGACGAGGGGACAGGTACAGTGTCCCAATCCCTGGGACACTGTACCTGTCCCTATGTCCCTAATCTAGCTCCAGCGCTTTTTACTACTTTTCTATGATTCGGTGGAATACTACGATTGATAGGCTACTTAGTAAGATGATGAGGAGGGAGGCTAAGGCGGCCTCTTGAATCATTTCATCATTTGCATACTGAAATGCCTTTGTTGCTAGCGTATAGAAGTTAAAGGGCTGTAGCAGTAGTGTTAATGGTAGTTCCTTTAAAATGTCGATAAACACGAGGATAAAACCTCCAAACACTGCACCCTTTATCATACGAACGTCTACCCTGAAGAAGGATTGTGTGATGTTATGTCCGAGCATTCGTGAAGCTTCTGTAAATGTTGTCCCAACCTTATCAAATCCGGCTTCTACTGAGTTATAACCTATAGCTAGAAAACGAATAATATAGGCAAATATGAGCATGACGATGCTGAGGCTAAGTATCAAAGTAGGCTCTAACCCAATCATTTCATAGAAGGTAAAGAGATGGTGATCTAAAGCAATAAATACGGTTAATACGCCAATCGCAATAATGGTGCCTGGTATAGAATAACCAAGCACAGTGACCTTTGAGAGTAATTTTGCTGTCACACTATGTGAGAGACGACTAAAATTAGCAATGATTAATGAAATGATTATAATGATAGCTGCAGAAATACTAGCAACAAACAAAGAGTTCCAAACTAGTGTTAAGAAGTCAGGACTTATAATGCGCTCATAGGTCATGAACAACCAATAAATGAGCTGTAATAAAGGAATAACAAAACCTAATGAAAAAATGGTGAAGGCATAACCAAACAGTAACCACCCCTTCCATTTCGGGAGAATATATGGTTGAAGTGGCCGTACCTTTGTAGTGGAGAAGCTGTACTTTTTTCTACCTCTCGCTATTTTTTCAAAGACTAGAATAATGACGACGATTGTCATTAGAACACCCGCAAGCTTAATAGCTGAATCTAGATCTCCCATTCCGAACCAGGCTTGGAAAATGGCAGTACTAAAGGTCTGAATGCCAAAAAACTTTACCACACCATAATCATTTAGAACCTCTAATATGACTAAGCTTACTCCACCAATAATGGCAGTTCTACATAGCGGTAAGACAACTCGGAAAAACACACCAATCGAATTACTTCCTAGTAATCTTGCATTTTCAACAAGGGCGGAAGACTGATTCTCTAAAAA from Bacillus mesophilus harbors:
- a CDS encoding thiamine pyrophosphate-binding protein; amino-acid sequence: MESCALVLAKNFKHWGTNHIFGIPGKAISPIIFATDAYDIEFVLSKHETGAGFSAAGYSLMSEKFGVAIGTSGPGGTNLLTAAGQAKASNIPMLIITGHPGTKDSGKAMGQDSSIFGTDLVEMFKPVTKFSARVERADLLQRYLQHALEKAFTGVKGPVHLSIAFDILIEEIEPFVVELPTPIEMISPSLHEVVDMLNVAKRPLLYLGKGVHSSRAYEEVRRLAENWNIPVMTTPGGKGTFKSNHKLSLGAFGLGGTIESAEYLQQGVDLMIVIGTKLSDMSIAGFTKDFYPKHVIHFDYEQTFIGKTIEVPTTAIIGDIRSNLSFIVRNLREKVELEFILPRKVHQFDMNEPNERMTSETTLKVIRNTLPDDAIIFGDDGSHTFYGIKYFDIYEPGSFFFDDIFGAMGHGIGYSIGAKLAAPDKNIVCLVGDGCMFMHGTEISTALNYHSPVLFLVLNNGRLDMVEKGMRKMIGKSIGAVYETPLNAALFAQSMGLSSFRCYNPEQLQEAIQEAYVIMKEMNQPVVVEIMVDENEIPPTMGRQ
- a CDS encoding putative bifunctional diguanylate cyclase/phosphodiesterase gives rise to the protein MLQEPEFITASKKLCEESGMDPNIIASPKVFMTDHELFLKRKAYTEILSVVSYFSNKLLDSLKGTPILIVISDAEGHLLDMVGDETIKQTVEHFGIREGSLFTQEDTGTNVISLALQQRHPISLIGESHYHKFLFEIACYGAAFHYTDEDNLLGSVCVMMPIVFQNPLFLTMLSQVVDSIERELLLRKQNRKLNIMNQIMLSRTRNGIVITDENGITTEFNNFAQEISNRSKRSVIGKSILNSELTGHYFNRVLNQEEKFENEELKFKNINGDQVVCLFDAQPIYEDHKLIGAFGQFRNITDRYLIEEKYNYLAFHDDLTGLPNRRYIQKEIQETIKQKEADSQIKLAILYLDLDRFKIINDTFGHSKGDLLLTEVTNRLMTCLGENDTLARMGGDEFIYLLKDYEDENYVTSVGKKVLEQFNNPFQVNGYEFHTTASIGVAVYPEQTISMEEFMVHADNAMYKAKSQGKNQFVFFSPGMLNHSDSYQNLKFETEISYALKKNEFILHYQPQVCNSTGEIVGLEALIRWNHPTMGLIYPDKFISLAEDTGQISQIGEWVIREACIQNKKWQDMGMKPVKVAVNLSTQQFFKHNLVCFVKEVLDETGLDPKYLVIEITESMAVDTEYSLNVLRKLKDIGVGLSIDDFGTGYSSLKYLKSFPIDYLKIDRAFVRDILNDNNDVNIVKAIITLAHNLQLRVIAEGVETKEQLEFLKKYDCDEIQGYLFSKPIPVEELENIQALLREEIRSLY
- a CDS encoding carboxymuconolactone decarboxylase family protein, translating into MDQKERFQLGMDVLEKLVSKQAIEQVHEMEKVSPIFYDLIVGFGYGELWGQDTGITMANRSMITISSLITQGSFEQLEFHLGVALKAGLSKEEIIGTIIHLSGYTGFPKAVKAMQMAHKVFQSIEETNK
- a CDS encoding protein adenylyltransferase SelO, which codes for MTTSIGWNLENSYTTLPDTFFTRYKPTPVRSPQLVIFNESLASTLGLNAQVLQSEEGISVGAGNSIPEGAEPLAQAYAGHQFGHLNKLGDGRALLLGEQITPTGERFDIQLKGSGRTPYSRGGDGRASLGPMLREYIISEAMYALGIPTTRSLAVVSTGESVVRETALPGAVLTRVAASHIRVGTFQYAAHLGTVEDLKALADYTLKRHYPEILDDENRYLSLLKEVMKRQASLIAKWQLVGFIHGVMNTDNMTISGETIDYGPCAFMDTYDPATVFSSIDREGRYAYGNQPPIAAWNLARFAETLLPLLHENQEQAVEIAQSTIEEFPNLYYANWLPGMKAKLGLFTEEDEDKALIDDLLNLMQKHKADYTNTFLALTFDTVKETVFSGVPEFMDWYKRWQARLGKQEESKESAHELMKNHNPAVIPRNHRVEEALEAAINGDFTVMHRLLDVLSKPFAHVPDQTEYCKLPVDSNRPYRTYCGT